The Klebsiella sp. RHBSTW-00484 genome includes a window with the following:
- a CDS encoding molybdopterin-dependent oxidoreductase Mo/Fe-S-binding subunit — MMIHFTLNGAAREMKVNPGANVQALLFGLGMHSVRNSDDGFGFAGSDAILFNGRIVNASLLIAAQLEQAEIRTSESLGKWNQLSLVQQAMVDVGVVQSGYNDPAAALIISDLLDRIATPTRDEIDDALSGLFSRDAGWQQYYQVIELAVARKGDPQIAIDSAPTFRDDLAVVGKLYPKTDAATMVQAKPCYVEDRVTPDACIIKMLRSPHPHALITHLDVSKAEALPGVVHVITHLNCPDIYYTPGGQSAPEPSPLDRRMFGKKLRHVGDRVAAVVAESEDIALAALKLIDVKYEVLKPVMSIDEAMADDAPVVHDEPVVYVAGAPDTLEEDNRHATQRGEHMIINFPIGSRPRKNIAASIHGHIGDMEKGFAEADVVIERTYSSTQAQQCPTEPHLCFTRMDGDRLVIHASTQVPWHLRRQVARLVGMKQHKVHVIKERVGGGFGSKQDILLEEVCAWATCVTGRPVYFRYTREEEFIANTSRHVAKVTVKLGAKKDGRLTAVKMDFRANTGPYGNHSLTVPSNGPALSLPLYPCDNVDFKVTTYYSNICPTGAYQGYGAPKGNFAITMALAELAEQLQIDQLEIIERNRVHEGQELKILGAIGEGKAPTSVPTAASCALEEILRQGREMIQWSSPKPHAGDWRTGRGVAIIMQKSGIPDIDQANCMIKLESDGTFIVHSGGADIGTGLDTVVTKLAAEVLHCPPQEVHVISGDTDHALFDKGAYASSGTCFSGNAARKAAENLREKIRFHGAEMLGEPLSDVELIAPGVVRGKQGEVSYADIAHKAETGTGFGTLVATASYITADFAFPYGANFAEVAVNTRTGEIRLDKFYALLDCGTPVNPELALGQIYGASMRAIGHSLTEEILYDAQGHPLTRDLRSYGAPKIGDIPHDFRAVLVPSDDKVGPFGAKSISEIGVNGAAPAIATAIHDACGVWLREWHFTPEKILSALGKL; from the coding sequence ATGATGATTCACTTTACCTTGAACGGCGCTGCGCGCGAGATGAAGGTCAATCCCGGCGCTAACGTACAGGCGCTGCTTTTCGGCCTCGGGATGCACTCGGTGCGCAACAGCGACGATGGTTTCGGCTTCGCGGGCTCCGACGCGATTCTGTTTAACGGCCGCATCGTTAATGCCTCCCTGCTGATCGCCGCTCAGCTTGAACAGGCGGAGATCCGCACCAGCGAATCGCTGGGCAAATGGAATCAGCTCAGTCTGGTGCAGCAGGCGATGGTCGATGTCGGCGTGGTGCAATCGGGCTATAACGATCCCGCCGCCGCGCTGATTATCAGCGATCTGCTGGATCGTATCGCCACCCCGACCCGCGATGAGATCGATGACGCGCTCTCCGGATTATTCAGCCGTGACGCGGGCTGGCAGCAATATTATCAGGTGATCGAACTGGCGGTGGCGCGTAAAGGCGACCCGCAGATCGCTATCGATAGCGCCCCGACCTTCCGCGACGATCTGGCGGTCGTCGGCAAGCTGTATCCGAAAACCGATGCGGCAACCATGGTGCAGGCCAAGCCCTGCTACGTGGAGGACCGCGTCACGCCGGACGCCTGCATTATTAAAATGCTGCGCAGCCCGCATCCCCATGCGCTAATTACTCATCTCGACGTCAGCAAGGCCGAGGCGCTACCGGGCGTAGTTCACGTGATCACCCATCTTAACTGCCCTGATATCTATTACACCCCCGGCGGGCAGAGCGCACCGGAACCGTCACCGCTCGACCGGCGGATGTTCGGTAAGAAGCTACGCCACGTCGGCGATCGCGTCGCGGCGGTTGTCGCTGAAAGTGAAGATATTGCATTGGCCGCGCTGAAGCTTATCGACGTCAAATATGAGGTGCTTAAGCCGGTGATGTCGATTGATGAGGCGATGGCCGATGACGCGCCAGTGGTTCACGATGAACCGGTGGTGTATGTCGCTGGCGCGCCGGATACGCTGGAAGAAGATAACCGCCACGCCACCCAGCGCGGCGAACATATGATTATCAATTTCCCCATTGGCTCGCGCCCGCGCAAAAATATCGCCGCCAGCATTCACGGCCATATTGGCGATATGGAGAAAGGTTTCGCTGAAGCCGATGTGGTTATCGAGCGCACCTACTCCTCCACTCAGGCCCAGCAGTGCCCGACGGAACCGCATCTTTGTTTTACCCGCATGGACGGCGATCGTCTGGTTATTCACGCCTCGACCCAGGTTCCGTGGCACCTTCGCCGCCAGGTGGCGCGTCTGGTCGGCATGAAGCAGCACAAGGTTCACGTAATTAAAGAGCGCGTGGGCGGCGGCTTCGGCTCGAAGCAGGATATCCTGTTGGAAGAGGTCTGCGCCTGGGCCACCTGCGTCACCGGACGCCCGGTCTATTTCCGCTATACCCGTGAAGAGGAGTTTATCGCCAATACCTCTCGCCACGTCGCCAAGGTGACGGTGAAGCTGGGGGCGAAGAAAGATGGTCGCCTGACGGCAGTGAAGATGGATTTCCGCGCCAACACCGGCCCCTACGGCAACCATTCGCTGACCGTGCCGTCCAACGGACCGGCGCTGTCGCTGCCGCTGTATCCCTGCGATAACGTCGATTTCAAAGTGACCACCTACTACAGCAATATCTGCCCAACCGGCGCTTATCAGGGCTATGGCGCACCGAAGGGCAACTTCGCCATCACTATGGCGCTGGCGGAACTGGCGGAGCAGCTACAGATCGATCAACTGGAGATTATCGAGCGCAACCGCGTGCATGAAGGGCAGGAGCTGAAGATCCTTGGCGCGATTGGCGAAGGTAAAGCGCCAACGTCGGTGCCTACCGCTGCCAGCTGTGCGCTGGAGGAGATCCTGCGTCAGGGCCGCGAGATGATCCAATGGTCGTCACCGAAACCGCACGCGGGCGACTGGCGGACAGGTCGCGGTGTGGCGATCATTATGCAGAAGTCGGGGATCCCGGACATCGACCAGGCCAACTGCATGATCAAGCTCGAATCCGATGGCACCTTTATCGTTCACTCCGGTGGCGCAGATATTGGTACCGGACTGGATACGGTGGTCACCAAGCTGGCGGCGGAAGTACTGCACTGCCCGCCGCAGGAGGTGCATGTTATTTCCGGCGACACCGATCATGCGTTGTTCGACAAAGGCGCTTACGCTTCGTCCGGCACCTGCTTCTCTGGCAATGCGGCGCGTAAGGCGGCAGAAAATCTGCGGGAAAAAATACGCTTCCACGGCGCAGAGATGCTCGGGGAACCGCTAAGCGACGTTGAGTTGATAGCCCCCGGCGTGGTGCGCGGTAAGCAGGGGGAAGTGAGCTATGCCGATATCGCCCACAAGGCCGAGACCGGCACCGGCTTCGGTACGTTAGTCGCCACCGCCAGCTATATCACCGCTGATTTCGCCTTCCCGTATGGAGCCAACTTCGCCGAAGTAGCGGTGAATACCCGCACCGGTGAAATCCGCCTCGACAAGTTCTATGCGCTGCTGGACTGCGGCACGCCGGTTAACCCGGAGCTGGCGCTGGGGCAAATTTACGGGGCGTCAATGCGCGCCATTGGTCATAGCCTGACGGAGGAGATTCTTTACGACGCACAGGGCCATCCGCTTACCCGCGATCTGCGCAGCTATGGCGCGCCGAAAATCGGCGATATTCCGCATGATTTCCGCGCGGTGCTGGTGCCAAGCGATGACAAGGTCGGCCCGTTTGGCGCGAAATCAATCTCCGAAATCGGCGTCAACGGCGCGGCTCCGGCGATTGCCACCGCCATTCACGATGCCTGCGGCGTCTGGCTACGCGAATGGCATTTCACGCCAGAGAAAATACTGAGCGCGTTAGGAAAACTGTAA
- the ygfM gene encoding molybdopterin-dependent oxidoreductase FAD-binding subunit, producing MIEQFFKPDSVEQALELKSRYQDDAVWFAGGSKINATPTRPDKRIAISLQDLELEWVDWDNGALRVGAMTRLQTLRDAHFIPAALHDALGFVYSRHLRNQSTLGGEIAARQEESVLLPVLLALDAHLVFGDGKCLSLESYLADPGARLITEIVIKDPFRPCATRKISRSQAGLTVVTAAVAISEHDGVHIALDGVADGPLRLRDVESQQLEGSALEQAVAAAIFPQQDVRGSVAYKRYITGVVVADLYADCQQMGEEVV from the coding sequence ATGATCGAGCAATTTTTCAAACCAGACTCTGTAGAGCAGGCGCTGGAGCTCAAATCGCGCTACCAGGATGATGCCGTCTGGTTTGCCGGGGGCAGTAAGATCAATGCCACCCCGACGCGACCGGATAAGCGAATCGCCATTTCGTTACAGGACCTTGAGCTGGAATGGGTGGATTGGGACAACGGCGCGCTGCGCGTTGGCGCGATGACGCGTCTGCAAACCCTGCGTGATGCGCACTTCATTCCCGCCGCGCTACACGACGCGCTGGGCTTCGTCTACTCTCGCCACCTGCGCAACCAGTCAACCCTCGGCGGCGAAATCGCCGCACGACAAGAAGAGTCGGTGTTGCTGCCCGTTCTGCTGGCGCTGGACGCGCATCTGGTATTTGGCGATGGCAAGTGCCTGTCGCTGGAGAGCTATCTCGCCGATCCCGGCGCACGGCTGATCACGGAAATCGTCATTAAAGACCCCTTCCGCCCCTGCGCCACGCGCAAAATCAGCCGCTCACAGGCGGGGTTAACCGTCGTCACCGCGGCGGTTGCCATCTCAGAGCACGACGGCGTACATATCGCGCTGGACGGCGTGGCCGATGGCCCTCTGCGCCTGCGGGACGTGGAGTCGCAGCAACTGGAAGGCAGCGCGCTGGAGCAGGCCGTCGCCGCCGCAATTTTCCCTCAGCAGGATGTTCGGGGCAGCGTGGCCTATAAACGCTATATCACCGGCGTGGTTGTCGCAGACCTGTATGCCGACTGCCAGCAGATGGGCGAGGAGGTCGTATGA
- the ssnA gene encoding putative aminohydrolase SsnA: MLILKNVTAVQLYPAKVQEGVDIAIENDVIVEVGDALTRRYPQADWKEMHGRIVMPGLVCAHNHFYSGLSRGIMANIAPSPDFISTLKNLWWRLDRALDEESLYYSGLICSMEAIKSGCSAVIDHHASPAYIDGSLSTLRNAFLKIGLRGMTCFETTDRNGGVDELQAGVEENIRFARQIDHARATGTEPYLVEAHIGAHAPFTVPDAGLSMLSEALKVTGRGLHIHAAEDLYDVSHSHHLYGKDLLVRLAEYDLINSKTLVAHGLYLSTDDIALLNEQDAFLVHNARSNMNNHVGYNHHLTDIRNLALGTDGIGSDMLEEMKFAFFKHRDAGGPLWPDSFARALASGNELLSRNFSARFGQLEAGYKADLTICDYAAPTPLLADNIAGHIAFGLGSASVHSVMVNGVMVYEDRQFTFDCDSIYTQARKVAADMWRRMDSLA; encoded by the coding sequence ATGTTAATTCTAAAGAATGTGACCGCCGTACAACTTTATCCGGCAAAAGTGCAGGAAGGCGTTGATATCGCTATCGAAAATGACGTTATTGTTGAGGTTGGCGATGCGCTGACCCGACGCTATCCACAGGCTGACTGGAAGGAGATGCACGGACGCATCGTGATGCCCGGACTGGTATGCGCACACAACCATTTCTACTCCGGATTGTCGCGCGGCATTATGGCCAACATCGCCCCCAGCCCGGATTTTATTTCGACGCTGAAAAATCTGTGGTGGCGACTGGACCGCGCGCTGGACGAAGAGTCGCTCTACTACAGCGGGCTGATTTGCTCAATGGAAGCCATTAAGAGCGGATGCTCTGCGGTCATCGACCATCACGCTTCTCCGGCGTATATCGATGGCTCGCTCTCTACGCTGCGCAATGCCTTTTTGAAGATTGGCCTGCGCGGGATGACCTGCTTTGAAACCACCGACCGCAACGGTGGAGTCGATGAATTGCAGGCAGGCGTAGAGGAAAATATCCGCTTCGCCCGCCAGATAGACCATGCGCGGGCGACGGGCACGGAGCCCTATCTGGTGGAAGCGCATATCGGCGCTCATGCTCCCTTTACCGTGCCGGATGCCGGGCTATCCATGCTCAGTGAGGCCCTCAAGGTTACCGGGCGCGGGCTGCATATCCACGCGGCGGAAGATCTCTATGATGTCTCCCACAGCCACCATCTTTATGGCAAAGACCTGCTGGTTAGGCTGGCGGAATACGACCTTATCAACAGCAAAACGCTGGTGGCGCACGGACTGTATTTGTCGACAGACGATATCGCCCTACTCAACGAACAGGATGCTTTTCTGGTGCACAACGCCCGTTCCAACATGAACAACCATGTGGGCTACAACCATCACCTCACCGATATCCGCAACCTGGCGCTGGGTACCGACGGTATCGGCTCCGACATGCTGGAAGAGATGAAGTTTGCCTTCTTTAAGCATCGCGATGCTGGTGGCCCGCTGTGGCCGGACAGCTTCGCCCGCGCGCTGGCCAGCGGTAACGAACTGCTGAGCCGCAACTTTAGCGCCCGCTTTGGGCAGCTAGAGGCTGGTTATAAAGCCGACCTGACCATTTGCGATTATGCCGCGCCAACGCCGCTGCTGGCAGACAATATTGCCGGACATATCGCCTTTGGCCTCGGTTCCGCCAGCGTTCATAGCGTGATGGTCAACGGCGTGATGGTCTACGAAGACCGGCAGTTCACCTTTGATTGCGATTCGATTTACACCCAGGCCCGAAAAGTCGCCGCAGATATGTGGCGACGTATGGACTCGCTGGCATAG
- the ygfK gene encoding putative selenate reductase subunit YgfK: protein MGDIMRPVPFEELLTRIFDEYQQQRSIFGIPEQQFYSPAKDKSVSVFGETCATPVGPAAGPHTQLAQNIVTSWLTGGRFIELKTVQILDRLELEKPCIDAEDECFNTEWSTEFTLQKAWDEYLKAWFVLHLLEQVFQPSGAEKSFIFNMSVGYNLDGIKQPPMQQFIDSMTDASTQPKFAQYRDTLSRWLHDDAFLERHGLSGQRENLRALPARIPATLVHGVTLSTMHGCPPHEIEAICQYMLEEKALNTFVKLNPTLLGYARVREILDSCGFTYIGLKEESFEHDLKLAQALEMLQRLVALAKQKSLGFGVKLTNTLGTINNKGALPGDEMYMSGRALFPLAINVAAVLSRAFDGKLPISYSGGASQLTIRDIFDTGIRPITMATDLLKPGGYLRLSACMRELESSDAWGMAHVDVERLNRLAEDAVTMAYTQKHWKPEERIEVAEDLPLTDCYVAPCITACAIKQDIPEYIRLMGEQRYADALELIYQRNALPAITGHICDHQCQYNCTRLDYDSALNIRELKKIAVEKGWNEYKQRWHKPAGSGSRHPVAVIGAGPAGLAAGYFLARAGHPVTVFEREANAGGVVKNIIPQFRIPAELIQHDIDFVADHGVKFEYGCDAHLTVEQLKNQGYQYVLVATGTDKNSGVTLHGDNPHVWKSLPFLREYNLGSTLNLGKHVVIVGAGNTAMDCARAALRVPGVEKATIVYRRSLQEMPAWREEYEEALHDGVEFRFLNNPQRFDADGTLTLRVMSLGEPDAKGRRRPVETDETVTLHADSLITAIGEQQDTDALSAMGIPLDEKGWPEVNASGETRLANVFMIGDVQRGPSSIVAAIGSARRASDTILYRENIRSHHADKRWNNVSPAEIYQRKGEIAVAIVDKDDRDAFVAQEAERCLECNYVCSKCVDVCPNRANISIAVPGFQNRFQTLHLDAYCNECGNCAQFCPWLGKPYKDKITVFSLAQDFDSSSNPGFLVEDDRVRVRLDSQSWVLNIDNDGQFASIPPGLDEMCRIISHVHQQHHYLLGRVEV from the coding sequence ATGGGGGATATTATGCGTCCCGTTCCGTTCGAGGAACTCTTGACGCGCATATTTGATGAATACCAACAGCAGCGCTCCATCTTTGGTATTCCCGAGCAACAATTTTACTCACCTGCCAAAGATAAATCGGTCAGCGTCTTTGGTGAAACCTGCGCTACCCCCGTTGGCCCCGCTGCTGGCCCACACACCCAGCTGGCGCAAAATATTGTCACCTCCTGGCTCACCGGCGGCCGTTTTATCGAGCTGAAAACGGTACAAATCCTTGACCGGCTGGAGCTGGAAAAACCCTGTATCGATGCCGAAGACGAGTGCTTCAATACCGAATGGTCCACCGAATTTACCCTGCAAAAAGCGTGGGATGAGTACCTGAAAGCGTGGTTCGTTCTGCATCTGTTAGAGCAGGTTTTCCAGCCCTCGGGCGCGGAAAAGTCTTTTATCTTCAATATGAGCGTCGGCTACAACCTGGACGGCATCAAGCAGCCGCCGATGCAGCAGTTTATTGACTCAATGACAGACGCCTCCACGCAGCCGAAATTTGCGCAATATCGCGACACGCTTAGCCGCTGGCTGCACGACGACGCCTTCCTTGAGCGCCACGGCCTGAGCGGGCAGCGGGAAAACCTGCGCGCGCTGCCCGCGCGCATACCAGCCACCCTGGTTCACGGCGTCACGCTCTCCACCATGCACGGCTGCCCGCCGCACGAAATCGAAGCTATCTGCCAGTACATGCTGGAAGAAAAAGCGCTGAACACCTTCGTGAAGCTGAACCCGACGCTGCTGGGCTATGCGCGCGTTCGCGAGATTCTGGATAGCTGCGGCTTTACTTATATCGGCCTGAAAGAGGAGTCGTTCGAGCACGATCTCAAACTGGCCCAGGCGCTGGAAATGCTGCAACGCCTGGTGGCGCTGGCAAAACAGAAATCGCTCGGTTTCGGCGTGAAGCTGACCAACACCCTTGGCACCATCAATAATAAAGGCGCGCTTCCCGGCGATGAGATGTATATGTCTGGCCGCGCGCTGTTCCCGCTCGCCATCAACGTGGCGGCGGTGCTGTCCCGCGCTTTTGACGGCAAATTACCCATTTCTTATTCCGGCGGCGCCAGCCAGCTGACCATTCGCGACATTTTCGACACCGGTATCCGCCCCATTACGATGGCGACCGATCTGCTCAAGCCCGGTGGCTACCTGCGCCTGAGCGCCTGCATGCGCGAGCTGGAATCATCGGATGCATGGGGCATGGCCCACGTCGACGTCGAGCGGTTAAATCGGCTGGCAGAAGACGCCGTCACCATGGCCTATACGCAGAAACACTGGAAACCGGAAGAGCGCATTGAGGTTGCTGAAGATCTGCCGTTGACCGACTGCTACGTCGCACCTTGTATTACGGCCTGCGCGATCAAACAGGATATTCCGGAATACATTCGCCTGATGGGCGAACAGCGCTATGCCGACGCGCTGGAGCTGATTTATCAGCGCAACGCCCTGCCCGCTATCACCGGGCATATCTGCGATCATCAGTGCCAGTACAACTGTACGCGCCTGGACTACGACAGCGCACTGAACATCCGCGAACTGAAGAAAATTGCCGTAGAAAAAGGCTGGAACGAGTACAAACAGCGCTGGCATAAACCGGCGGGCTCCGGCTCACGCCATCCGGTTGCGGTGATTGGCGCAGGCCCAGCGGGGCTTGCCGCAGGCTATTTTCTGGCGCGCGCGGGGCATCCGGTTACCGTGTTTGAGCGGGAAGCCAACGCTGGCGGCGTCGTCAAAAACATCATTCCGCAGTTCCGCATTCCGGCGGAGCTCATCCAGCACGATATCGATTTTGTCGCCGACCACGGCGTGAAATTTGAGTACGGCTGCGATGCGCATCTGACGGTCGAACAGCTAAAAAATCAGGGCTATCAGTATGTGCTGGTTGCTACCGGTACCGATAAAAACAGCGGCGTCACGCTGCACGGCGATAACCCGCACGTCTGGAAATCACTGCCTTTCCTGCGGGAATATAATCTGGGTTCCACGCTCAATCTGGGTAAACACGTGGTGATTGTGGGTGCAGGTAATACCGCCATGGACTGCGCCCGCGCGGCGTTACGCGTACCCGGCGTAGAGAAAGCCACTATCGTATATCGCCGTTCGCTTCAGGAAATGCCCGCCTGGCGTGAAGAGTACGAAGAGGCGCTGCACGACGGCGTTGAATTCCGCTTCCTCAATAATCCGCAGCGCTTTGATGCCGACGGCACGCTGACCCTGCGGGTGATGTCGCTGGGTGAACCGGACGCCAAAGGCCGCCGCCGTCCGGTTGAAACCGATGAAACCGTAACGCTGCATGCCGACAGCCTGATCACCGCCATCGGCGAGCAGCAGGATACCGACGCCCTGAGCGCCATGGGTATTCCGCTGGATGAAAAAGGCTGGCCGGAGGTCAATGCCAGCGGCGAAACCCGCCTTGCCAACGTCTTTATGATTGGTGATGTTCAGCGCGGCCCCTCTTCCATCGTCGCCGCTATCGGCTCAGCCCGTCGGGCAAGCGATACCATCCTCTATCGGGAAAATATCCGCTCCCACCACGCGGATAAACGCTGGAACAACGTCAGCCCGGCGGAAATCTACCAGCGCAAGGGGGAAATAGCGGTCGCGATAGTCGATAAAGACGACCGCGATGCTTTCGTCGCTCAGGAAGCCGAACGCTGCCTTGAATGCAACTATGTGTGCAGCAAGTGCGTGGACGTCTGTCCGAACCGCGCCAACATCTCTATTGCGGTCCCTGGCTTCCAGAATCGCTTCCAGACGTTGCATCTGGATGCTTACTGCAACGAATGCGGCAACTGCGCCCAGTTCTGCCCGTGGCTGGGCAAACCCTACAAAGACAAAATCACCGTCTTCAGCCTGGCACAGGATTTTGACTCCAGCAGCAACCCCGGATTCCTGGTGGAAGATGACCGCGTGCGCGTGCGTCTCGATAGCCAAAGCTGGGTACTGAATATCGACAACGACGGCCAGTTCGCCAGCATCCCTCCGGGGCTGGATGAGATGTGTCGCATCATCAGCCATGTCCACCAGCAGCATCATTATCTGCTGGGCCGGGTGGAGGTATAA
- the mocA gene encoding molybdenum cofactor cytidylyltransferase — MPAIDCIITAAGLSSRMGEWKMMLPWQGGTILDASIKNALQFCSRVILVTGYRGNELHQRYANMRNIIIIHNSDYADGLYSSVKAAAAAVESEYCFITHGDMPCLTVEIFNKMWILRNTSALIPYYHGVPGHPILLTRECLRQAISRPHKNMRQALLAGAHNRVEINNREITLDIDTPEDFINLHHCQ; from the coding sequence ATGCCAGCTATCGACTGTATTATTACCGCCGCAGGGCTTTCATCACGGATGGGCGAATGGAAAATGATGTTACCCTGGCAAGGAGGGACAATTCTTGATGCAAGTATCAAAAACGCCCTGCAATTTTGCAGCCGGGTTATTTTAGTCACCGGATATCGTGGCAATGAACTGCATCAGCGTTATGCCAATATGCGTAATATTATTATTATCCATAACTCAGATTATGCTGACGGTTTATACTCCTCCGTGAAGGCTGCCGCCGCCGCCGTTGAGAGCGAATACTGCTTCATCACCCACGGCGACATGCCCTGTCTCACCGTTGAAATATTCAATAAAATGTGGATATTACGTAACACTAGTGCGCTCATACCTTACTATCACGGCGTCCCTGGACACCCTATTTTGCTCACCAGAGAGTGCCTGCGGCAAGCTATCTCCCGGCCACATAAAAATATGCGTCAGGCATTGCTGGCGGGTGCGCATAATAGAGTAGAAATAAACAATCGCGAAATCACTTTAGATATCGATACGCCAGAGGATTTTATTAACCTGCATCATTGTCAATAA
- the yqeC gene encoding selenium cofactor biosynthesis protein YqeC codes for MVTKENIKDNAELFFDLGAQSRPSVISVVGAGGKTSTIFWLAQLFHASGRRVVVTTTTQMFLPDAAYPVIFCREAAALPSHYLKLPILTCFHSWKAQEGKARGFSASAIDALAAREECDVILVEADGAHGLPLKAPDEHEPCIPESSCCVIAVTGGHMLGEKTGAENVHRWPLFADITGLTADEPLTFGHLLRLIRHPQGAFKNVPPGSRRIWFLNQFSQSENRLAEDELNSLLRNGDMDAIWLGAILERPPIMRRFVR; via the coding sequence ATGGTTACCAAGGAAAATATAAAGGATAACGCCGAATTGTTCTTTGACTTAGGTGCGCAGAGTCGTCCCTCGGTTATTTCAGTAGTGGGGGCCGGAGGCAAAACCAGCACCATTTTCTGGTTGGCTCAGTTATTCCATGCCAGCGGACGGCGCGTCGTGGTGACGACGACGACTCAAATGTTCCTGCCTGATGCTGCTTATCCGGTGATCTTTTGTCGGGAGGCTGCCGCTCTGCCTTCCCACTATCTCAAGCTGCCCATTTTAACCTGTTTTCACTCCTGGAAAGCGCAGGAGGGCAAAGCGCGAGGTTTTTCGGCGAGCGCCATTGATGCGCTGGCGGCGCGAGAGGAATGCGACGTTATTTTAGTGGAAGCTGACGGCGCTCACGGATTGCCGCTGAAAGCGCCGGATGAGCATGAACCTTGCATACCTGAAAGCAGCTGCTGCGTGATTGCCGTAACGGGCGGGCACATGCTGGGGGAGAAAACGGGCGCGGAGAATGTCCATCGCTGGCCGTTGTTTGCTGATATCACTGGCCTGACAGCGGATGAGCCGCTGACGTTCGGGCACCTTCTCCGGCTCATTCGCCATCCGCAGGGCGCGTTTAAAAACGTACCGCCGGGCAGCCGACGGATCTGGTTCCTCAACCAGTTTTCTCAATCTGAGAATCGCCTGGCTGAAGACGAACTGAACTCGCTCTTGCGCAATGGGGATATGGATGCCATCTGGCTGGGCGCGATACTGGAACGCCCGCCGATTATGCGCAGATTTGTGAGATAG